From the genome of Diabrotica undecimpunctata isolate CICGRU unplaced genomic scaffold, icDiaUnde3 ctg00000568.1, whole genome shotgun sequence:
GTCGTTGTTGGTATCTTCATCacttttcttttctgtttttttgttggAGGTTCGTTGTTGTCGTCATTTGATGTGGCAGTTGCGGGATGAGACCAATTCGTTGGTGGAGAAGTCGTTGTTGGAAACGGAGAACTTGAAGTTGATGGTAAAATGGAAGGATACCCAGAAGAGTGTCCAAAATGAGAAAGAAGAGGAGGCGGAGGAAGATATCCTCTCTTCGTACCCACCAAATGTTTTTGCTGTTGATACTTCTCGAATTCCTCCACCTCATCATCTAACAGGTTGAATctatattttttacatatattttccAGTACATGGAACTCTCCCTCGTTCTCAATTTTTAGTCTCATATACCTCAATGGAAGGTACCCAAATTTTTTCTTCAAGTTTTTGTTATTTGGTGAGTACGTTAACTCCACAAATATACGGTCACCCCTAAGTGACACATCCGTTACACCATATcttgaatagaaaaaaaaaaaaaaaaaaaaaaacgtaaatcaACCAACAGCAAACAAAATCATAAATCAAATCGagaaaacacaataaaattatttataaatgtaAAGATCGATTGGAAAAACAATAATcccataaaatatttataataaaaaataaaccagtAAAAACGAAATAAAATCATGTAGAACAAAATCACAAAaggaaaaaaatacttacataaacAACTGCTTGACGATAACAAATGCATCCTTTATTGGTAAGTTGATTGGATCCTCGGTCATGATGACTAGTTGGCAAGGTACACCGCTCATTTTGATAGTTTAGTGTTCACTGACTAACTGATAGATCACTTTAAAATTAAACGAATTTAAAtagtaagaataaaaaaatacattaacgTAATTGACCTATTTGATCTTTATTGCAATGCAGAAAATAGTACAAAACATGTTTATTAGTAAAAACGTTTATTATTCAAAACTTAATTTATGCTTATCTGAATAAAATGTGCTTATCTGCATATAATGTATTTTCGTGACCTATTTGACCTAAAAATGCAATTACGTCAGCGTTAGCCTTCAATATGTTTATTGCATGTATAATGTCTTTTCGATaaagatagaaaaatataatCACGCTGAATAGCGTGTTGTTGAAATACGTCAATGGATTTTTTATGTAGTATAAATACTTCGTGTCCGATTTGACCGAAAAATATGTTAACATCAGCGTTATCTTTCAATATGTTTATTGTATACATAATGTGTTTTcgatgaagaaaaatataatcaCGTTGCATAGCATGTTGTGGAAATGCGtcaatggatttttttttaatgtagtaTAAATACAGGATTGATTTTACTCGCTGGCATTTGTGTCTTGAAGTTTACGTTGGTCTTGAAGTTTACGTTGGTCTTTGAACATGAGTACTAAAGTGATTGATGAAATTTCCACTGAAATGGTGAAGAAGATAGAAACAGTAAGTAGattaattaaaactaaaactgatttacaaaactatataaaatatttgaaaaaacaaattttactcttaaagaaatgtataaaaaataggGCTACTTGTATTAGAAATTTTCATTGTGTAGAGGCGAATATGGCTATCCTTAAAACatatttagaaaattttaaaaacagattaaatgttagaaaaaatattaagaaaggcTTATTGTGGCAGGATTTGGAATCTTGTTTTAATAGCAGAGTTAAGACAGGCGTTatcataaatttaaaatataaagacccTAAACTATTTATGGAAAAGGcttttaaaagtttttcaattcaaattaaaaaaaatttagtttcatGTATGTTAAAAGTTAATGTAATTTTTTATGGACTTTTCATCAAACCTCAAGATGGTGAAACGTCTGTTAAACATTTTTCCACGAAAAATACAATAATTGATCAAAACACAAACATAAAAGATTGGTATAAAATCAATTGTATAGACACCGTTTTAAGAAAGTTTGAAGATTTTCAAGAAAAAGACAGTGGATGGGCACTATCCCACATTTTAAACttaaaagttaatataaacaaatataatccATTACTTGGTGGTATTTCAACATACGTTGAGCTACCTAAGTATATAAAGAATACTAGAAGTGTAATTAATGTTAGGAATTCTGATCCTTATTGTTTCCTTTGGTCAGTTGTTGCTGCCTTACACCCTGCCACAAAAAGTGTTGACCGAACATCATCTTATCCTCACTttagtaaaatattaaaatttgataatatcAGTTTTCCCATTGATATTAAAGATattccaaaatttgaaaaattaaataaacttgctATAAATGTCTTTTCATTGGGAACAAGAAATGAAATTCTACCTTTGATATTTAGCCAAACAAATTTTTCTCCTCGAATAAATTTACTTGTATTAAATGCCATGGATAATATTGTAAATGATGATAATGAGGAGGaggacaattacataaaacagCGAGTATTTCATTTTGCtcatattaaacatttttcaagATTATGTGGCAAAAAAGTTGGGAACGTTCGAAATAAAAAATGGTTTTGTGAACGATGTTTTAATCATTTTAGCAGTGAGACATatttacaaaatcatttagaGGATTGTTTTAAGA
Proteins encoded in this window:
- the LOC140452988 gene encoding uncharacterized protein; amino-acid sequence: MSGVPCQLVIMTEDPINLPIKDAFVIVKQLFIYGVTDVSLRGDRIFVELTYSPNNKNLKKKFGYLPLRYMRLKIENEGEFHVLENICKKYRFNLLDDEVEEFEKYQQQKHLVGTKRGYLPPPPLLSHFGHSSGYPSILPSTSSSPFPTTTSPPTNWSHPATATSNDDNNEPPTKKQKRKVMKIPTTTTTTTTTQNPEDVVDLEDLTMEHFLSQK